The Rhinolophus ferrumequinum isolate MPI-CBG mRhiFer1 chromosome 6, mRhiFer1_v1.p, whole genome shotgun sequence genome has a window encoding:
- the RPL4 gene encoding 60S ribosomal protein L4 translates to MACARPLISVYSEKGESSGKNVTLPAVFKAPIRPDIVNFVHTNLRKNNRQPYAVSELAGHQTSAESWGTGRAVARIPRVRGGGTHRSGQGAFGNMCRGGRMFAPTKTWRRWHRRVNTTQKRYAICSALAASALPALVMSKGHRIEEVPELPLVVEDKVEGYKKTKEAVLLLKKLKAWNDIKKVYASQRMRAGKGKMRNRRRIQRRGPCIIYNEDNGIIKAFRNIPGITLLNVSKLNILKLAPGGHVGRFCIWTESAFRKLDELYGTWRKAASLKSNYNLPMHKMLNTDLSRILKSPEIQRALRAPRKKIHRRVLKKNPLKNLRIMLKLNPYAKTMRRNTILRQAKNHKLRMDKAAAALEAKSDEKGVPGKKPVVGKKGKKAVGITKQKKPLVGKKAAATKKPAAEKKPAEKKPTTEEKKPVA, encoded by the exons gCGTGTGCTCGTCCACTGATATCGGTGTACTCCGAAAAGGGGGAATCATCTGGCAAAAATGTCACTTTGCCTGCTGTGTTCAAGGCTCCCATTCGACCGGATATTGTGAACTTTGTTCACACCAACTTGCGGAAAAACAATAGACAGCCCTATGCTGTCAGTGAATTAGCAG GTCATCAAACCAGTGCTGAGTCATGGGGTACTGGCAGAGCTGTGGCTCGAATTCCCAGAGTTCGAGGTGGTGGGACTCATCGTTCTGGCCAGGGTGCCTTTGGCAAT ATGTGTCGTGGAGGCCGCATGTTTGCACCAACTAAAACCTGGCGCCGTTGGCACCGCAGAGTAAACACAACGCAGAAGCGATACGCCATCTGCTCTGCCTTGGCTGCCTCGGCCTTACCAGCGCTGGTTATGTCTAAAG GTCATCGTATTGAGGAAGTTCCTGAACTTCCTTTGGTGGTTGAAGATAAAGTGGAAGGCTACAAGAAGACCAAGGAGGCTGTTTTGCTTCTTAAGAAGCTTAAGGCCTGGAATGATATCAAAAAG GTCTATGCCTCTCAGCGAATGAGAGCTGGCAAGGGCAAAATGAGAAACCGTCGTCGTATCCAGCGCAGGGGCCCTTGCATTATCTATAACGAGGACAATGGCATCATCAAAGCCTTCAGAAACATCCCTG GAATTACTCTGCTTAATGTAAGCAAACTGAACATTTTGAAACTTGCTCCTGGTGGGCATGTGGGCCGTTTCTGCATTTGGACTGAAAGTGCTTTCCGCAAGTTAGATGAGCTGTATGGCACGTGGCGTAAAGCCGCCTCCCTCAAGAGTAACTACAA ccttCCCATGCACAAGATGCTCAATACAGACCTTAGCAGAATCTTGAAAAGCCCAGAGATTCAGAGAGCCCTCCGAGCACCACG CAAAAAGATTCATCGCAGAGTCCTGAAGAAGAATCCACTGAAAAACCTGAGAATCATGTTGAAGCTAAACCCATATGCAAAGACCATGCGCCGGAACACCATTCTTCGCCAGGCCAAGAAT CACAAGCTCCGGATGGATAAAGCAGCAGCAGCTCTAGAAGCCAAATCAGATGAGAAGGGGGTTCCAGGCAAGAAGCCAGtggtaggaaagaaaggaaagaaggctgtTGGCATTACAAAGCAGAAGAAGCCTCTAGTGGGAAAAAAGGCTGCAGCTACCAAGAAACCAGCAGCTGAGAAGAAGCCTGCAGAAAAGAAACCcaccacagaagaaaagaagcccGTGGCATAa